The Terriglobales bacterium genome includes a window with the following:
- a CDS encoding PAS domain-containing protein → MSGASSLIGTARQGSPLRAATFASINLLHSFRRFARAAGLGTTLVGLVVLCGWLFDIASLKSVLPDLVAMKFNTALSFVLTGIALWLLAPDSLSEGKRGLRFAAMTCAGLVALVGALSLSEYVFTWNAGIDQLLFTETGPAVETSHLGRMAPVTALNFLLLGLALLLMETSRRVGQWLRFCLATAVFLAAFLCLIGYAYGVRHLYALGSFTPIALHTTATFLLLSLGVLSSRLEQGPTAPFASDTIGGMMARRLFPAALLAPTILGWLRLQGETHHLYDSRFGVALFATSSAVVFGALAWVNAVMLDRIDRQRQHAARALGEQTRILQSIVDSMGEAVVVHDEQGRFLVFNRAAERLFGRPATPPPMADWPRHFGFYQTDGVTPFPADQVPSLRALRGESLDDVEMLVRPDAAEERWITVSARPLLDEDGRPRGSVAVC, encoded by the coding sequence ATGAGCGGCGCGTCCAGCTTGATCGGCACGGCCCGCCAGGGTAGCCCCCTGCGTGCGGCGACGTTCGCCTCTATCAATCTTCTCCATTCTTTTCGCCGTTTCGCCCGCGCGGCCGGCCTTGGCACCACCCTGGTCGGTCTTGTCGTCCTCTGTGGTTGGCTCTTCGACATCGCCTCCCTCAAGAGCGTGCTTCCTGACCTGGTGGCCATGAAGTTCAACACTGCCCTGAGCTTCGTGTTGACCGGCATCGCCCTCTGGCTTCTGGCGCCCGACTCGCTTTCCGAGGGGAAGCGTGGCCTTCGCTTCGCCGCCATGACTTGTGCCGGTCTCGTGGCCCTGGTTGGAGCACTGAGCCTGAGCGAGTACGTCTTCACCTGGAACGCCGGGATTGACCAGTTGCTCTTTACCGAAACCGGGCCGGCGGTCGAGACCTCGCATCTCGGACGGATGGCGCCCGTCACCGCTCTGAACTTTCTCCTGCTCGGCTTGGCCCTTCTCCTCATGGAGACCTCCCGCCGTGTTGGCCAGTGGCTGCGGTTCTGCCTGGCCACCGCCGTCTTCCTGGCCGCCTTCCTGTGTCTGATCGGCTACGCCTATGGCGTCCGGCATCTCTATGCCCTGGGATCGTTCACCCCGATTGCACTCCATACCACGGCCACCTTTCTCCTGCTCAGCCTGGGTGTCCTTTCCTCCCGCCTCGAGCAGGGACCCACGGCCCCCTTCGCCAGCGACACCATAGGCGGCATGATGGCCCGACGCTTGTTTCCTGCCGCCTTGCTGGCTCCCACCATTCTGGGTTGGCTGCGCCTGCAAGGCGAAACTCACCATCTCTATGACTCACGCTTCGGCGTAGCCTTGTTCGCCACCAGCAGTGCCGTGGTCTTCGGCGCCCTCGCCTGGGTGAACGCGGTCATGCTGGACCGCATCGACCGTCAGCGCCAGCACGCCGCGCGTGCGCTCGGGGAACAGACGCGCATCCTGCAATCCATTGTGGACAGCATGGGCGAGGCGGTCGTCGTGCACGACGAGCAGGGCCGCTTCCTGGTCTTCAACCGCGCCGCCGAACGCTTGTTCGGCCGTCCCGCCACGCCCCCACCCATGGCCGACTGGCCGCGCCACTTCGGCTTCTACCAAACCGACGGTGTCACGCCGTTCCCCGCGGATCAGGTGCCCAGTCTCCGCGCTCTCCGCGGCGAGTCCCTGGATGACGTGGAGATGCTGGTGCGGCCCGACGCCGCCGAAGAGCGCTGGATCACGGTGAGTGCCCGCCCCCTCCTGGATGAGGACGGCCGTCCCCGGGGCAGCGTGGCCGTTTGC
- the purB gene encoding adenylosuccinate lyase yields MISRYTRPEMGHIWTDENKFRMWLAVELAATGTLAEAGIVPQDAAAAIRAKADFNVARILAIEAEVKHDVIAFTTAVAEHIGPESRWLHYGLTSNDIVDTAQALQVKAASEILLRDLERLSAVLKRRALEFQRTPMIGRTHGVHAEPITFGLKLANWYSEIERQRQRLEHAAEEMRVGKLSGAVGNCAHLDPELEERICEKLGLKVTAVSSQVISRDRHANYLGTLAGIASSLDKFATEIRHLQRTEVREAEEYFSEKQKGSSAMPHKRNPVTCEQICGLARVVRANVQPALENVALWHERDISHSSVERVILPDSTILVDYLLHKTTGLVDRLLVYPKRMLENLESTGGLVFSGQLLLDLTEGGVLREKAYRLVQRHAMRAWKEGQNFRELVMKDKQITSRLPGKRLEQVFELKRQLRNVNKIFARVFGKNPPRRTRRARRKPRTRK; encoded by the coding sequence TTGATCTCACGCTACACGCGCCCCGAGATGGGGCACATCTGGACAGACGAGAACAAGTTCCGCATGTGGCTGGCGGTCGAACTGGCGGCCACGGGAACGCTGGCTGAAGCCGGCATCGTGCCGCAGGACGCGGCGGCTGCCATCCGGGCGAAAGCAGACTTCAACGTGGCCCGCATCCTGGCCATCGAGGCGGAGGTGAAGCACGACGTCATCGCCTTCACCACGGCGGTGGCGGAGCACATCGGTCCGGAGTCACGCTGGTTGCACTACGGGCTGACTTCGAACGACATCGTAGATACCGCCCAGGCGCTGCAGGTGAAGGCAGCGTCGGAGATCCTGCTGCGCGACCTGGAGAGATTGAGCGCGGTGCTGAAGCGGCGGGCGTTGGAGTTTCAGCGCACACCCATGATCGGGCGCACGCATGGCGTGCATGCCGAGCCCATCACCTTCGGGTTGAAGCTGGCCAACTGGTACAGCGAGATCGAGCGGCAAAGGCAGCGGCTGGAGCACGCCGCGGAAGAGATGCGTGTGGGCAAACTGTCCGGCGCGGTGGGCAACTGCGCGCACCTCGATCCCGAGCTGGAAGAGAGGATCTGCGAGAAACTGGGGCTGAAGGTGACGGCGGTGTCGTCGCAGGTCATCAGCCGCGACCGGCACGCGAATTACCTGGGAACGCTGGCGGGGATCGCCTCGTCGCTGGACAAGTTCGCCACCGAGATCCGGCACCTGCAGCGCACCGAGGTGCGGGAAGCGGAGGAGTACTTCAGCGAGAAGCAGAAGGGCTCCTCGGCCATGCCGCACAAGCGCAATCCCGTCACCTGCGAACAGATCTGCGGGCTGGCGCGGGTGGTGCGCGCCAACGTGCAGCCGGCGCTGGAGAACGTGGCGCTGTGGCACGAGCGCGACATTTCGCATTCGTCGGTGGAACGGGTCATCCTGCCGGACTCCACCATTCTGGTGGACTACCTGTTGCACAAGACTACCGGCCTGGTGGACCGCCTGCTGGTGTATCCCAAGCGCATGCTCGAGAACCTGGAGAGCACCGGAGGCCTGGTGTTCAGCGGGCAACTGCTGCTGGACCTGACGGAAGGGGGCGTGCTGCGCGAGAAAGCCTACCGGCTGGTGCAGCGCCATGCCATGCGGGCGTGGAAGGAAGGGCAGAACTTCCGCGAGCTGGTGATGAAAGACAAGCAGATCACCTCGCGCCTGCCAGGGAAGAGACTGGAGCAGGTGTTCGAGCTGAAGCGGCAGTTACGAAACGTGAACAAGATCTTTGCGAGAGTATTCGGAAAGAACCCACCGCGGAGAACACGAAGAGCGAGGAGAAAACCAAGAACCAGGAAATAA
- a CDS encoding CPBP family glutamic-type intramembrane protease produces MFRDLLEVAVAYGLIEAALWTPQPQQSWWSFAALVWVLACTILGRKRFRSLGLGRAGFKDTLWVVPGALCVAGIMLLAAWLDGTLHPLFGNRPAVLHALFYLPWAWVQQFLLQSFFFLRLESALGSGRRGVLAAALLYSLAHIPNESMVLATLLFGLISCDVFRHARNAHALALAHFILGLAFAVTVPSSVHHNMRVGLGYLRYPN; encoded by the coding sequence ATGTTCCGCGATCTGCTCGAAGTCGCCGTAGCGTACGGTCTGATCGAGGCCGCGCTCTGGACTCCCCAACCGCAGCAGTCCTGGTGGTCTTTCGCTGCGCTGGTCTGGGTGTTGGCCTGCACGATCCTGGGCCGCAAGCGGTTTCGCAGCCTCGGCCTGGGACGCGCGGGCTTCAAGGACACTCTGTGGGTGGTTCCCGGCGCGCTGTGCGTAGCTGGAATCATGCTCCTCGCGGCCTGGCTCGACGGAACGCTCCATCCCCTGTTCGGCAACCGCCCGGCCGTGCTCCATGCCCTGTTCTACCTGCCCTGGGCATGGGTGCAGCAATTCCTGCTGCAGTCGTTCTTCTTTTTGCGACTGGAGAGTGCGCTGGGAAGCGGCCGTCGCGGCGTGCTGGCCGCCGCCTTGCTCTACTCGCTGGCCCACATTCCCAACGAGTCCATGGTGCTGGCCACGCTGCTTTTCGGCCTCATCTCCTGCGACGTCTTTCGCCACGCCCGCAACGCTCACGCCCTCGCGCTGGCCCACTTCATTCTGGGACTGGCTTTCGCCGTCACCGTCCCCAGCAGCGTGCATCACAACATGCGCGTCGGCCTAGGCTACTTGCGGTATCCGAACTAA
- the larB gene encoding nickel pincer cofactor biosynthesis protein LarB, whose translation MNPEALRKLFGEVRRGRLSPDEAVRRLRHMPFEDLGFAKVDHHRPLRAGMPEVVLAEGKSPAQTARIFERLARHGANVLATRASREHYAAVRKRVRRARYEELARAIVLHRDHKRHGKGKIVIVSAGTGDIPVAEEAVVTAELMGNAVEHIYDVGVAGIHRLFAHRDSLTHARVVIVCAGMEGALPSVVGGLVGVPVIAVPTGVGYGASFEGLAALLGMLNSCASNVSVVNIDNGFGAGYVASLINRL comes from the coding sequence ATGAATCCCGAAGCCTTGCGCAAGCTGTTCGGTGAAGTCCGCCGGGGCCGCCTCTCCCCCGACGAGGCCGTCCGCCGCCTGCGCCACATGCCCTTCGAGGACCTCGGGTTCGCCAAAGTGGACCACCACCGCCCGCTGCGCGCCGGCATGCCGGAGGTGGTTCTGGCCGAGGGCAAGTCGCCCGCGCAGACCGCGCGCATTTTCGAGCGCCTGGCCCGCCACGGCGCGAACGTCTTGGCCACACGCGCTTCCCGCGAGCACTACGCCGCCGTACGCAAGCGTGTACGCCGTGCCCGTTATGAGGAACTGGCTCGCGCCATCGTCCTGCATCGTGACCACAAACGTCATGGAAAGGGAAAGATTGTCATCGTCTCCGCCGGTACCGGCGACATCCCCGTGGCCGAGGAGGCGGTGGTTACCGCCGAGCTCATGGGCAACGCCGTCGAGCACATCTATGACGTGGGCGTCGCCGGCATCCATCGTCTGTTCGCTCACCGCGATTCGCTCACTCACGCGCGCGTGGTTATCGTTTGCGCCGGGATGGAGGGCGCATTACCCAGCGTGGTCGGCGGGTTAGTGGGCGTTCCGGTTATCGCCGTGCCGACCGGCGTCGGCTACGGCGCTTCGTTCGAAGGATTGGCCGCGCTGCTCGGCATGCTGAATTCCTGCGCGTCCAACGTCAGCGTGGTGAACATCGACAACGGCTTCGGCGCCGGTTACGTCGCCTCGCTGATCAACCGTCTATGA
- a CDS encoding UbiX family flavin prenyltransferase produces MPAQVAMPALKTPTNLTVAITGASGAIFARELLRLLERDKRVGHVNLVVSEHALRVLAEELGLRGRSNLVAQVVGRKSKKIREQSNANIGANIASGSYPTDAMIVMPCSMGTLARIANGLATRLLERAADVCLKEKRPLVLCVRETPLNKIHIRNMYRAADAGATIFPLIPALYNQPSGAEAMARQFACRVLAHVGLEQEGMYRWEG; encoded by the coding sequence ATGCCTGCACAGGTTGCCATGCCGGCCCTGAAAACACCGACGAATCTGACGGTCGCCATCACCGGCGCAAGCGGAGCCATCTTCGCGCGCGAGCTGTTGCGCCTGCTGGAACGTGACAAGCGGGTGGGGCACGTCAACCTGGTGGTCTCGGAACATGCGCTGCGGGTGCTGGCGGAAGAACTGGGTCTGCGCGGGCGCTCGAACCTGGTGGCGCAGGTGGTAGGGCGCAAGTCGAAAAAGATCCGCGAGCAGAGCAACGCCAACATCGGGGCGAACATCGCCAGCGGATCGTATCCGACCGACGCCATGATCGTGATGCCGTGCAGCATGGGGACGTTGGCGCGCATCGCCAACGGCCTGGCCACGCGGCTGCTGGAACGCGCCGCCGATGTGTGCCTGAAGGAGAAACGGCCGCTGGTGCTGTGCGTGCGCGAGACGCCGCTGAACAAGATCCACATTCGCAACATGTATCGCGCGGCCGACGCGGGGGCGACCATCTTTCCCTTGATCCCCGCGTTGTACAACCAGCCCTCGGGCGCGGAAGCGATGGCGCGGCAATTTGCCTGCCGCGTGCTGGCCCACGTAGGACTGGAGCAAGAGGGGATGTATCGCTGGGAGGGCTAG
- a CDS encoding MgtC/SapB family protein: MPAELESIVGLLTAALGGAAVGLEREWSGHASGPDARFAGIRTFTLLGGMAGMAGWLWAVQYTVFAAILLAAGAALVVAAYVSSARHSVEATTEVAALVVLGAGLLSGIGHLRLASAIFALTVLLLAEKSQLHAMVARIDDVSLRAGIRFAVMAVVILPLLPEGPYGPLGGIRPRLLWMLTLFFSGLSFGGYIARRLVGDRLGYPLAGLLGGMVSSTNVTFTFARLSREEARTRGPLALGVVAACTVMFLRILTATTVLSPPLTLALIPHFAVPFLLGAAALLPLLRRGPPEAPSPVEMKNPLQVWSALQMAALFQVVLFGVHAMQQRFGEAGLLLAAAVLGLTDMDALTISMSRNNTAIALGAQAITVGVISNSILKTLLAVVLGRGKFRLQAGAFLLVTALVLAGSLLWLR, from the coding sequence TTGCCTGCCGAACTGGAAAGTATCGTCGGCCTGCTGACCGCGGCGCTGGGCGGCGCGGCCGTAGGACTGGAGCGCGAATGGTCCGGGCACGCCTCCGGACCGGACGCGCGCTTCGCCGGCATCCGCACCTTCACCCTGCTGGGCGGTATGGCCGGCATGGCGGGATGGCTGTGGGCGGTCCAGTACACCGTCTTCGCCGCCATCCTGCTGGCTGCCGGCGCGGCGTTGGTGGTGGCGGCATACGTTTCCTCCGCCCGGCACAGCGTGGAAGCCACCACCGAGGTCGCGGCGCTGGTGGTGCTGGGCGCCGGCCTGCTCAGCGGCATCGGACACCTGCGCCTGGCCAGCGCCATCTTCGCCCTCACGGTCCTGCTGCTGGCGGAAAAATCGCAGCTCCACGCCATGGTGGCGCGCATCGACGACGTCTCTCTCCGCGCCGGCATCCGCTTCGCCGTCATGGCCGTCGTCATCCTGCCGCTTTTGCCCGAGGGCCCGTACGGGCCGCTGGGCGGCATCCGGCCGCGCTTGCTCTGGATGCTCACCCTGTTTTTCTCCGGTCTCAGCTTCGGCGGATATATCGCCCGCCGCCTGGTCGGCGATCGCCTGGGCTACCCGCTCGCGGGACTGCTCGGCGGCATGGTCTCCTCCACCAACGTGACCTTCACCTTCGCGCGCCTCAGCCGCGAGGAAGCGCGGACGCGCGGCCCGCTTGCCCTGGGCGTAGTCGCCGCCTGTACGGTGATGTTTCTCCGCATCCTCACCGCGACCACCGTGCTCAGCCCTCCGCTGACGCTGGCTCTGATTCCCCACTTCGCTGTGCCTTTCCTGTTGGGCGCCGCCGCCCTGCTGCCGCTCCTGCGTCGAGGTCCGCCGGAGGCTCCTTCTCCGGTAGAGATGAAGAACCCGTTGCAGGTGTGGAGCGCCCTGCAGATGGCTGCGCTTTTTCAGGTGGTATTGTTCGGCGTCCACGCCATGCAGCAGCGCTTTGGCGAAGCCGGTCTGCTGCTAGCCGCTGCCGTCCTTGGACTCACCGACATGGACGCGCTCACCATCTCCATGTCACGCAACAACACCGCCATCGCCCTGGGCGCTCAAGCGATTACGGTCGGCGTGATTTCCAACTCCATCCTCAAGACGCTGCTGGCGGTCGTGTTGGGAAGGGGAAAGTTTCGCCTCCAGGCGGGAGCCTTCCTTCTGGTCACGGCGCTGGTCCTCGCCGGCTCGCTCCTCTGGTTGCGCTAG